ctattcttttttttttaatttcggacactctgaaatttttcagaaatctggaaaatttccggatttctggaaatttccagatttccgaaaattttccagaaatctggaaaatttccgaatttctggaaattctttttttttttaatttcggacactctgaaattttccagaaatctagaaaaTTTCcgaatttctggaaatttccagattttcggaaattttccagaaatctggaaaattttcgGATTTCTGGAAAATCCAGAAATCTGATCAATAGCAATCTGATCCTCTTCCTTATCAATGAATTCAGCAGCAGGAGCTCGACAAATAGGGCAATTCAAGTGAGAATTCAACCACATATCAATACACTCAACGTGAAATCCATGGCCACATTTCTTCAACCTTCTCCCAATTTCATTTTCCTCGAAAACGCTTAAGCAAATCACGCATTCTAAGCTCTTCTCATGTTCTTCTTCCTGGAAAACGAAGAGCGGAATTGAGGCGATGAGTGAGGGATCGAGTCCCTTGGATTTGGAAGGAGACGGAAGAAATGTTGAAGGAGGAGGATTAAAGGTGTATGAATTTACAGATGcggaggttgaagatgaagatgaagatggagatggagatggagaGAAGAACCATCTGGCGTAGATATGGAGGAGAAGAACGAAGAGAATGACGACGAGAAGGGAAATAATTGCGGCTAACATTATGTTTGTGTCGTATGAAGATATGCTGttaataaactcatttttacCCATTGATTTTtggattttgatttggatttggatttcAAACTCTGAACATTAATGAAGATGATCATCAATGGAGAAGGAAGAAgggagaggaagaggaagaagaagaaggatgagagagagagggaaaaaaataataaaaaaaaaattcgaatttccaaccttacctctgtgccacgtcagcattttaacaccgttaagccattttccgttttttggttaacggcgcaaaccacagtccttttttttgtaataacaaaccacaagggtttttttggaagaacatcaaatcatagggttttttttttggaatttaccctattatGAAACGTGAATATTTTTGGGAATTGAATTGATTGATATGGAAAGTAAGGGAAACCAATGGTTCCTATAATTGGGATAATGGAATACATATTTTAACTAAATACTCACAACAAAGAGAAAATGATTCATCCTCATTTCCATTTTATAGTCAAAATTTATTTAACCAAATACCCCTTAAAGTGtgaatttcattaatttaattgaattattaagtttttttttttaatatggttttttttttttgcttcaatgataaatttaattgttgaaTACTTTTTAGTAATATAGATAAATTTGTCATAAAAAAAGAATTCTCTTCCAAGAAAAAAGAAttaagaaaaatcaaaattcaaatattgAATTGTCATTCAATAATTCAAATCCTAATAAAGAGGATAGTGAAAAGAGTTAATATGATAGTGAAAAGACTAAATATGAATTATTTGATAATGATATAATTGATGATCTTGACAGGCGTAAATCAAATAGCACCCATCCATttaaaataattgaaattagAAATGCATGAAAGAGATATACTTGGCCAAAAGAATACACTTTCTAATAAATTATGGTAAAatcttcataaattaatatttgataaattaatatttttttaaaataataatttattctaGTTCCGACttgggccagttcaaaaaatgatcaattttaataaattaataagataataattttttggaacaaccctttataaatacattgtttATATAGATATATACTTAGGATAATTTACCAAAATATGATTCTatagtactttgtttttgttgaaatttaaatctagttgaagtTCATTTCTAACTATTCTCAGTTCATTCAAAAGTTATGGTGTACccttgtcaaattgtaacaaaaactgtatttaaattagtaatttaaaatttattttaaaaaaaatttaaaatcgctttataaattaatagttaataatttattgattaattaatatctctataaattaatagttaataatttattgattaattaatatctctataaattaataaaatttcatggtcccaacattattaatttatagaagttttattGTACTCCCTCCTATCTAAATTACTTCTCGTTTTATAAATATTCAATATTAAGGAGTGCTTAATTAGTTCTATCTttctaaacagaacatcaaccataaacaGAATCAGTTCGAGCAGTATAACTCGTAGtatcatgcttcatacacatactcaatgaacATATATAGTACTATAAGAGCATGGCTAATAAGTTCATACACAGACTCAtagtcagttctagcttcctaataaacagaacatcaaccataaacaGGATAAGTTCACAGCAGTATAACTCGTAGTATCATGCTctatacacatactcaatgaacATATATAGTACTATAAGAGCATGGCTAATAAGTTCATACATATTCAACCATAAACAGATTATGAATCAAACCTATAAAAGgatcatgcttcatacacatacgcAATGCACATATATAGTATAAGAGCATAGCTAATCAGTTCATACATATTCAACCACCAGCCATGATCATGCtttatacacatactcatagtcagttctagcttcctaaaaaatagaacatcaaccataaacaACATAAGTTCATAACAGTATAAATCGTAGtatcatgcttcatacacatactcaatgaacATATATTCAACCATAAATAGATTATTACTCAACCTATAAAAGGATCGTGCTTTATACACATACGCAATTAACATATGTAGTATAAGAGCATGACTATAATACGTTCATACATATTCAGTCATAAACTGATTATGACTCAACCTATAAAAGgatcatgcttcatacacatacacaattaatatatatatatatagtataaaaGCATGGCTAATCAGTTCAGACATATTCAACCATAAACATGATCATGCTTCATGCACATACTTATAGTCAGTTCTAgattcctaaacagaacatcaaccataaacaTGATAAGTTCATAGCAATATAACTCATATATATGTGAATGAAATAGATATATCCCTTTACTATATATGCTTCATAAATGCAATTatatatgactatgcttcatacACAACCCTTCACTACATATTCATGTATGGTTAGGGTATTCAAcaaatcagttcataccaaccCTTCActatatgactatgcttcataAATGCAAGTTCActatatgactatgcttcatacAAAACCCTTTACGAACAGAACATCAATCATAAACAGGAAATCAGTTAAtagttgatgttctgtttatggTTGAAtatgtatgaagcatgatcCTTTTAATtgttgaatgttcattgagcatgtatgaagcatgtaatAAAGGGTCATGAGTGAAATTGTATCCATACTCTTAtactttgaatgttcattgagcatgtatgaagcatgtatttaCGATGTTCCTTTTCATTTGGTTTGTTATCTTAAACTAAAACATTTagcatggtgataggtttatgatgcattcagcacaaagaCAGCCCCTTGTGGTACAACATCATAAACTTCATCATTGTGCTCATTTTTCAActagtacaatccaagtggcaggaACATAGTAAaggatcattcagcatgtatgaagcatgtagtaGAAGGTCAATTTAGGCTACTTGTATGTTCTGATATGGCTTGAAAACGATAAGACTGATCAGCAAACAAGTTAGACAATGACCTAATTAGATGTCTTTTGGTGTgacttgaatatatatatatatatatatatatatatatatatatatatatatatatataaactgaaTACCATGCTTTTataggaataagttgtctatgTTATATTCAAAAAATGGGGTAAGTGTTGTTGCCATTCGATTCTCATTGaaattccaaatctcctttaCTATCACATGGATAGTATAAGAGATTTGGAATTACAAGGAGAACCACATGTGGAACTCATGTCCCCCTTGCATCATCCTTAGTCTATCTCTAGGCGTTTGAATCATAATCTGCCATGTTGCTGAGGTATTGCTCAATAACTTCTTCTTACCTAGGAAATGGCTCATCAGTGAGGGGATGTATTAGTAGATCATATATATGCCATAGTAGCTACAAATTGCATAGACTAATTAGATCACAAACATGATTAAATGTTTATCAAATAAACTAGATAAATTGTGGCAAACCTATACCGTGGCAGTAGGATAGGCAGGGCGAGAAATGAGTTGGGGAAGAGAAATCATCCCCTGAGGAGCCACATTAAGATGATAGATCCTAGTCCTGAAGTAAAACTGAGAATATGAGGATAGTTTTATTAGTGTATGTATATAATGCAATACCATATAGGTTCGTATATCTTAATGAGATAAGTTAATATTACTATTGGAGGTCTGGCTGGGAACTCCAAAGGGTAGCAGATTCGGATTTGAAATACACCCCCTTCATAtgggggtgtattgggggcctctTATTTTGACTGCCCATTGTAATATGTTTTCATTTAGAGGACCTGTTAGCATCGAAGATCAGAAGAATCATTACAGGTAGAAAGATGGAATCAGAAAGAGTTAAAGAAGAAAATATGGATTGACAGTATAATACCTTCGATAATGATAAGCCACACAGGGTTCTCCCGGTACAATCTCCATAGGTCCAACGAGACCATTTTCTGAACAGGTGCAAGGGCCATTATACAGTGTAAGTTTTCTAGATCTGAATGTATAGAATATTGTGGAACTGAACGATTAAAAaacttattatttatactgGTTTGAGAGTGGCTAAGTGAAAGGTCGTGAAAGGGGAAAGGGTAGTGCATTTAAGGTTTTGTGTAATGATGTTAGTGTATTAATGACATGCttttggttttgcagatatcaagactttgggaTTATAGACCTAATAATGACTTCAATATATGGAGCGATACATCAAGATCGATATTGTTCCCACTTGGATATGTAttgcttttttttataataCATTCAAAAATTTATCTgtacaaatgtaaacagattatgagcatcGGTCTCCAATAAATTTAAAACTATTGATATATAGAATTTCATGTTCATTTGAGTATGTTTCATTATTCAGGTAAAAATCAGAAATTAATTCGAAGAAGAAAGCAAAGAGCgacattttattaaaaaaaaattatcatctaaacaacaataggaAGACACTAAAATAAAcgaatctgtcatctgaaaaCAAATCTATTGACataattgattaagacctatgccatccGAGACAAGCTACAACGACATAAATTATTATACAAACTTTCATTGCAAATACCAATATGTCAATTTCTCATATATCTCATTGACGTTTTTAATTATTAGGATGCTATGCGATGACCCTAAAGGTgaagataataataaatgagATATCATTGTAACACGCGTAATATGACAGCCTACAAATAGGTTTATGTCATGTGACGTGCCTTCACATGACAGAATACAATCGTCGTCTGAAGGTCAATAAGACGGTAGGAAGTCTCGTGACAATTTTATTTCTtacgggacgacggtttttaaccatcaTCTAAGGAGTTATGTGGCGTAGTGATatatgttggaaaattttgaataaaattatatattaatttatataccaaCAAATGCCTCCTTTtatgaacagtcgtgtccttCGTGAATAGTCGTGTTCGTATGTAAACAGTCGTGTTTGTCCGTGTATAGTCGTGTTTATTCGTGAAATAACATACCCTTTCAAgctctatttatatagaatggattgtcaaaattCACAAGTGGTTCAAACAGTTGGAGAAAATATTCTTTGGGATTCTTCCTGCTCTCTGTCTGttcacattgttcttgttttcttattccggtgataactaggctacacacggtttgagttcgcttgcgtaatctgttgtatcctgggagacgaccgtcaatagcgacgacatctgtcttaaggaaactgctaatacagacCTCAAATTTGTCCatctcttttcttttaatttctaaCTTTATTGTTCATattattttttggttaatcacatcttaAATTTTTAAGACCGACGTAATTGTTTGTCTAACAATGcccccacatgaataaaattagaaacgGGACGATTAGGACATGGTGATAACTTTATACAGGAGATATTTGCATAGGATAGGTAGCTAATGTGCCTTGAACTttcccttgtgaaagtatatttactttactggctgactagtagacgcgatgtctttgaactattctgccgtttgtgtaaacgatgatataccccacacagataccaacataacacggtatggttctcatggttatgttcattatggtcatgaacatcgcCTGGTTCTGCGAGAGTTTAAGATAACTAGGCCCCACACTAGTCTCCATCGAAGCGACCCCACTTCACTCTGACATAGGTGATTTATTTGCTCAGAATATTGAcgcacaatgtatcattaaaagcatatagaTTAACCTTTTCCCGTTGGTGTCactgtttacatctaggaatggatgagggtttaacccccacagtgaacgcgcaaggtttatgcaattaggttgtccctttgaacctagatcttgggatctccagtcaactaggtagggttttccttcacataacgccTCTTCTCTATGTGCTTTAGTCCAATTCCTTTtgatgatttttcaatttgatctcggtttaacctctaggttagcggatccgctgtgttatcctttgattctacaaaatcaacaaggatgacactcgttgagatcaattgactaacggtgttatcaCACGGAAGCTTTTCTACCTGTAATTCATCATACATAAACTTTTTATACTGCATATTCACCGACTGATATGATATTTTTCGTTGATTCCATCATTGAGacatacttattttaaggcGATTTGATTTCTACATTTTAGTTACTTTCACAAATTAAATCTAGCCAACTAATGTTCATCTACCAGCAACTAACTCGGCTAGATAACATCATTGCTCAGATTTTTCAATTTGTGACATTTCACATTTCTAATGTATATCAACCCTTACGCGCGAGAATATCAAATATGGAATTTTCGCATATCATCATAATCATTAAAGAAaacatatttttgttttatcacCAAGTCTTTAAAATTCATACCAATGAATTTTCTTAGACTTACGTTGTGGCTTACACGTTACCACTGGTACAAGTAGGCCTACAGCCTCTGAAGTGACCGTGTTCTTAGAACCGAATCCATCTTCAATTAACATATATACCAACACATGCCAAAAGGCAATTCATCTGTTTTAACAAACAGAAACAAGACAGTAATTAACAACTTTCTCTTCCTGAAATTCCAAACAAACGAAGTTAGAATCGGAAAATTTATAATCTGTTTAAACAGACAGATACGTAattaataatgaacaaaaatataaactattAATGCAAAGTTGTCCTTCAATCTTCAATCTGTTCCAGTatattatttcaattatactctGTTCGTCAAGATAATCTATCAAAATTTTCCTGTCCATCGAAAGAACTACAAAAGTTACAGGATCCAAATGAAAAATAGGACAAATAAACACTACTGTTCCCGGATGATcatttaatatagttacaatGGATATATGCTTCCAAGAATTGCATCAAAGCGAAGATGAGCATATGCCATAACCATAACTAATcacactattttttttttttttttgccaagcTTATTATAAGCAATTAATTCAACTGTTAGTTGTTCATTAGCATCATAAAAACAACTAGCTTTTTGTTAGAATAACAGAGAACCAACTTATAAgccaaaatattaaataatgaaAAATGGTTTCCACGCCATTATCAAACAAACGAAATGTAGCAGTTTActatatattattattgaaGCTGTCAGAAAACTAACCTTGCCAATCCTATTTCCAGAAGCAATCGAAAAAGGCATATCAACAAGCACagcataaatataaatatagtaaTTTCATTTCAACCATTAACAGCATGATAAATATCAACAAAACCTGATTAATACTGACAACAATAATAATACTTATCTTGTGATCCTACTGTTAATCTATGTAAATGGAATACTATAAAGAATATAATTGTATTCACTGATGATAGATAATGAGATGATTACAGTATTATATACAGAGAGAAACCCTAGAGGTGAAGTGATGGAGAAGGATGTAAAGTCTTTATATTTATCAAGAGTTTAATTTGGTATTTATCCTAAAGAGTTTTACTGCACAAATAAGACTCTGAAGGAGCTGTAGAGATAATAagataattatttctaacaccCCCCGCAAGCTGAGAGCGGGAGCAGACTTTGAGGCGTTTGCGAAGCAGGCTGCGTAGCTAGAGGCTTGGTAAGGACATCAACGACTTGATCTTCTGTAGGAATGAAGCGAACCGAAAGAAAGCCGGATGCTACTTGTTCGCGCACAAAATGGTAATCAAGTTCGATATGCTTAGTGCGAGCATGAAATACCGGATTTACAGTGAGGTAGATAACACCGACATTGTCACACCAGAGCTGAACCGGACGTGGGATCGGTATGTGCAGTTCTGAAAGAAGGGACCGAATCCATAATAGTTCAGCAGTGGCGTTAGCAACAGCCTTATATTCACTTTCGGTAGAGGATCGAGCAATAGTTGGTTGCTTGCGTGTGTGCCAGGAGATCAGACTTTTACCGAAGAAAATACAAAAGGCTCCAGTGGAGCGTCGGTCATCGGGGCAGCCGCCCCAGTCACTGTCAGAATAGCAGTGTAGTGTGAGAGCAGGATCTTTGGAGAAGAGCAGGCCAGAGTCTTGAGTGCCATGAACATACCGCAGAATGCGCTTGACCCCCTTCCAATGTTCGTCCATGGGACAATGAAGAAATTGACATAGCTTATTGACAGCAAATGAGATGTTGGGGTGTGTTAGAGTGAGGTATTGAAGTGCCCCAACGGTACTGCGGTATTCATCATCGGAAGTGAGGCGTGTACCAAGGTCTTTGGAGAGATTAGGAGTGGTTTCCATTGGAGTTGCGCACGGCTTGAAATCAAGCATGTTGACGCGGCTAAGAATATCCCGAGCGTACTTGGCTTGTGAAAGGTGAATTCCAGCGGCAGTGTATTGAATTTCGATCCCAAGGAAATATGCAGCGCGACCCATGTTGCGTATCGGAAATTCCCTTTCGATAGCTTGAATTGTAGAAGTGATTTGGGATGTGCTAGTGCTAGTGACAagtatgtcatcaacatagcagAGGAGAAAGGTTTTGTCAAGATTGTTGCATTTCACAAAGAGGGAATTATCAGCACCTGACATAGTGAAACCAATGCTGCACAGAAACTGTTTGAGACGATTAAACCATTCCCGTGGGGCCTGTTTGAGGCCATAAAGGGATTTGCGCAGCAGACAGACATGGTCGGGCTTTTCTTTATCACGAAAACCTTGTGGCTGCTCCATATAGATAGTTTCAGTGAGATTGCTGTGGAGGAAAGCGTTAGAGACATCAAGTTGGTTTATGGGCCAATTATGCGCTGCAGCCAGTGTGAAGAGAATTCGAACGGTTGTAGCCTTGACAATGGGGCTGAAGGTTTCTTTGAAGTCTATACCAGACTGTTGGCTAAAGCCACGAGCAACTAGTCGAGCCTTGTACCGCTCAACCGTACCATCGGCTTTGGTTTTAGTGCGAAACAGCCAGCGAGAGGTGATAATATTACGATTCAGAGGTCTGGGCACCAGTTCCCATGTTTTGTTGGTAAGAAGGGCCTGAATTTCAAGGGACATGGCATCGCGCCATTCACGGGATTTATTTGCTTCAGTGAAACAGCTCGGATCAGGAACAGGAGAGGCCAATGTGCTGTGAAGTCCAAAAAACTTGCCCCTGGAGTCAAGAGTCGAATGCCGTAATTGCATGTAATGTTGTCAGGGTATTATGGCGGAGGGAGATGGAGCATTGAAATGTTGCGGTGGGGTGATTGGAGGCTATGAGTTGTGGTGGATTGAGGAAGTCGTGTGTCGGTCGTCGATGATGATTGAGGGGTCGGAACAGAAGAGGCAAGCGACACAGGCATGGATGTTGTTGATGGGGAAGCAGTAGTGGAAACCGTAGGTGAGTGAGGCAAGGGAGAGAGATTTGTGTGTGTAGAAAAAGGAGAAGAGCTGTCGATATATGGAGGAGCAGGCGCGCACAAAGGGGATATAGGTGAGGAGTTGTCTGGTGTATGGGATAGGAGAGGGGAATTGGCAAGCGGAGGGGAATCGGCATGCATAGGTAGTGACAAAGGCAATTGGGAAGGCGAGTGAGGGTGAGGTGAGCGAAGTGGAGAGGCAGAGGCAACAGGAGGTGTGTATAAACCAGGAGGGGAGAGGCTGGGAAATGAATTTTGGTGCGCATCAGGTGGTGGTGATGATGCAGAAGGAGCCAATGGAGTCGTGGTTGTGACATTAAGATGATTAGAATGTTCATGCTGATGTGAAAAATGTAGAGGTGGAGAGAATGTAGAGAATGAGGGCAGATTACTTGGATAAGGACCGAGAATGGACGACGGCATTGAGACAGCTGCAGCAGGAGACGGACCAAGCACAGGTGCACCCGAACCAGTGAACGGAAACAAATTCTCACGAAATGTAGCATGTTTGCAAACATAAATTCGTCCAGTGTGATGATTTAGACAAATGTAACCATTATGGTTGGGAAAGTCACCAAGATAAACACATAATGACGAACAAAAATCGAATTTGTGTTTGTTGTACGGACGAAGGAGAGGGAATATCCCACAGCCAAAGATGCGTAATTCATTGAAATTAGGTGTTTTCTGGAACACTTTAGTGAATGAGGACAGATTTTTAAGAACGAATGTGGGTAAATAATTGATCAGTTTCACACTATGGGTGACAGCATAATTCCAAAATTTTAAAGGGAGAGATGCATGAGCAAGTAGTGTTAATGTTGTATCTATTACATGCCGAATTTTGCGTTCAGCGATGCCATTCTGTTCATGAGTGTGAGGGCATGCTATTTTGTGAATAATACCATGGGAGAGGAAAAAGTTACTGAGTTTTTGGAACTCACCCCCAAAGTCAGAGTAAAAGTGTTTGATCTTAGCACTGAATTGTTTTGTTATCATGgcataaaaattaagaaatgtGGACTGAAcatcacttttattttttaagcaaTAAATCCAAGTGAAACGGGTGAATTCATCcacaaagataacaaaataCCGATGTCCAAAATTTGATAAAACAGGGGCAGGGCCCCAAACATCCGAATGAATAGATTCAAACAAATAGGTACTAGAACGAACTACTGAATTTAAATGAAATTTAGAAAGTTTGCCCATAGGACAAGATGAACACGCCTGAGTAGGTTTGGTAGATGAAAGTTGATTCTGATGAACAATGGAAGACACCGTAGTTGGGTTGCAATGACCAAGTCGAGCGTGCCATTATGCAAACGGGATCCGTTCTCCCACTAACGCCTGTCTCAATGCGGTGGGCATGATATATAAGCCGTCTTTACTCGGTCCTCGCAAGAGGATTTCCTTGCTGACCTAATTCTTAATAAGAAAATAGGAGggccaaaattcaaaaaaaCATGAGTTGTCACGGGAGAACTTTTGAACAGAGAGTAATGATTTAGTAAGACGAGGAACAAGTAAAACATCATTTAAGCGAAAGTTATTAACAGAAGCTGTGCCAGAGTGAGTGATGGGCAAACATTGTCCGTTACCAAAGCGGATGTGGTCCTGACCTTGATACGGAACCAGTTGATGAATAGGAGCACTGTTTTGAGTCATGTGGTGTGTTGCCCCTGTGTCGGGGTACCAGGGCTGTTCGCAGGTCGTTGTTGCATTGAATGTGGGATATCCTTGATCATCGACCCAAGTGATGTGTGCCTGAGGGCGTGGAGGCCGAGAGGAGTGATGCATGCCTGCTCGATGACCCGGTTTCTTATTGGGAAATTTGTCTGCCCAGTGGTTTGTGTTGCGGCAAATGTAGCAGTGGCCTCGTCGTCGTTTCACTGGTGATTTCGTGTCTGGCTCAGGGGTTCTGACTGTGAAGTTAACCAAGGGAGAAGGTTCAACACTTTGTTGGAGGAGTTCTTCACGGGTGAGTTCCTCATATAATTCAAACCATTTAACCGGTTCGCCTCGGCGGACATTGAGAGCAGTGAGAACATGATGAAATTCTTTGCCGATATTTTTGTAGATGGTAGCAATCAGCTGAGTGATAGACGGAGGACTGCCGGCGGTAGCAAGATCATCCCCAATGGATTTGAGTTTGAGCAAATAGGCAGACATGGTCAGGTCATTTTTCTCAAGTGCATTGAGTTCAAGTGTGAGTTGAATTCGACGATTTTCAGAAATCGCGCCATAGGTGCGTTCTAAGGCATACCACATATCTTGTGCCGTTTTGAGATTGGTAATAGTTGAAACAACCTCGTCACCAAGAGAACCCAAAATGGTGGCCTGAGCAATTTTGTCTCGTTGATGCCAAGTGTAATAGGCAGGATTATAAAAGAAGTCTCCATGGACATTAACGTTAGCTTCAGCAAAACGGGGTAAGTATTTTGGAGGTGGGGTAAATTCTCCAGTGCAGTGTTCTTCAAACACACTAATGGCTTGGAGAGTAATGGTGATGTGTGTATGCCAGGTTCGATAGTTTCTGGGTGTGAGTTTGACAGGAATGGTGGGAATGGAGGTGATGGCAGGTGGTGGCGGAAGGGAGGGCATGGCGGATGGGATGATGTCTGTGTAGGTAGGATATGACGGAGGAGGCGGATTTTGAGGATGTAATCCCCGGTTTTGAGGTCGATAATTGAAGGGAAAAGAAGGAGAAAAATTGTCATCAATGGCAGCAGTGTGGGAGCCGGGAAAACCGGTGGAGGGAGGATGCAGAGATGAGGAGGGGTAGTCATAGGTAATGCGAGTGGTACGAAGTGGAGTTTGATTCCAGGTGGAAAAGGGATGGGAATTGGGAGCCGAGGATAAGGGTTGAGATATTTGAGGCAGAGTAGCAGAAGGTGCGGCTGGTTGAGCTAGGAAGGAGGAGGCGGCGGAATCGGTAACTAGGGTGTATTGTGAGAGTGGGGTGCTAGATGCCAGGGGAAGAGAAATGGATTGGGTTTGGGAGTTGGAGGATTCGGTCGGCAGAGGACCAAGAGGAAAAGGAAGAGTGATCGGTTGCATaggggaggaggaggaggcaaTCTGGGAGTCTGATAGCATGTTAATCTATGTAAATGGAATACTATGAAGAATATAATTGTATTCACTGATGATAGATAATGAGATGATTACATTATTATATACAGAGAGAAACCCTAGAGGTGAAGTGACGGAGAAGGATGTAAACTCTTTATATTTATCAAGAGTTTAATTTGGTATTTATCCTAAAGAGTTTTACTGCACAAATAAGACTCTGAAGGAGCTGTAGAGATAATAagataattatctctaacacctaCGAACTTGAGAAGAGTAAAAAATACTTAGCTTTTAATCCTCCAAACTACATATTTCTGTCAATACTTCGGAAAGAATTAAGATCCATTCCACACAATTACTTCAATAAAATTTTCTGTCTTAAGATTGTTAGACAAATAATTACGTCggtcttaaaaatgttagatgtgattaaccaaaaaataatATGAACAATAAAGttagaaattaaaagaaaagagatTGACAAATTTGAGgtctgtattagcagtttccttaagacagatgtcgtcgctattgacgatcgtctcccaggatacaaca
The sequence above is drawn from the Euphorbia lathyris chromosome 6, ddEupLath1.1, whole genome shotgun sequence genome and encodes:
- the LOC136233689 gene encoding uncharacterized protein — protein: MGKNEFINSISSYDTNIMLAAIISLLVVILFVLLLHIYARWFFSPSPSPSSSSSSTSASVNSYTFNPPPSTFLPSPSKSKGLDPSLIASIPLFVFQEEEHEKSLECVICLSVFEENEIGRRLKKCGHGFHVECIDMWLNSHLNCPICRAPAAEFIDKEEDQIAIDQISGFSRNPKIFQISGKFPKIWKFPEIRKFSRFLENFRWRIQDCSVGRTDFTHGNAGLLPHSINTSSIRRAKLVECAPALPNVSTSTVCNSCHTTAQILVVRIFSLVAFQHYSTTDTRTLVDASSFADLFTFPLSSDTLSTLASASSTTLSTTLIQSATENTSTSSDVGCSHHMSLRIRSTAPSFTVNIETLIPEW